The Fictibacillus arsenicus genome contains a region encoding:
- a CDS encoding FAD-dependent oxidoreductase, with translation MRNKGWMRWAVSGGLLVVLVVAFIFIKKIYPYPTTVAKMDVHPYEAPDLEEQYDVIVVGGEPEGVAAAVSAAKNGSKTLLIEHRDGLGGLFTYGALNFLDVSYDKNQKWANQGVFLEWFKLTGSRIGFDLEDAETAFMQLVQNEENLTLSLNTKMNNVVKDGNALTGIVLTDESGEQHTISAKRFIDATQDADLATAADAPFFKGGADIGLEDRKMAVTLMMHFSNVDWDKVQKAAKDGVFGGGEVTSNVAWGFSDLHYDYKPVNPQTRLRGLNVVRQDDGSIYINALQVFGINGLNESDKQKAIQIAKEETKHILAYLQKEFPGFEKAEIESFPPELYVRETRHVKTEYQLPMTDIWENKDHWDSIGFGAYPVDVQATSPGDYGYVISKPEQYAIPFRSLIPLKVDNLLIASKAAGYSSIAAGSARVVPTGMTLGEAAGAASAISIKNETTFREMSENKELIKKLQDTLKEQGANLYAFDIKFPYEGEWFYENTKPLINYGLVVGGYTNEFPVNKPISEVSFSNLLTNGINRMMPDQASQYKMQEMKKLIDEGKDVLTGQQAAQMLLVLNGVSVSEEEAWNTAIEKGYIDGTLQQRIKPDSELKGSEGYYLAGHMLKQLKNKAEAGTSNFLYQLLLCF, from the coding sequence ATGAGAAATAAAGGTTGGATGAGATGGGCTGTATCAGGAGGATTACTGGTCGTTCTGGTAGTGGCATTTATTTTTATAAAAAAGATTTATCCATATCCTACTACGGTTGCAAAGATGGATGTACATCCATATGAAGCGCCGGATTTAGAGGAACAATATGACGTTATCGTCGTGGGTGGAGAACCAGAGGGAGTAGCAGCAGCCGTTTCAGCTGCGAAAAATGGTTCAAAGACATTACTAATTGAACACCGTGACGGATTAGGCGGTCTTTTTACATATGGTGCACTAAACTTTTTGGATGTAAGTTATGATAAAAATCAAAAATGGGCAAATCAGGGTGTATTCCTTGAGTGGTTCAAGCTGACAGGAAGCCGGATCGGATTTGACTTAGAGGATGCCGAAACAGCGTTTATGCAGCTAGTTCAAAATGAAGAAAACTTGACGTTATCACTAAATACAAAAATGAATAATGTTGTGAAGGATGGCAATGCTTTAACAGGCATCGTGCTAACTGATGAGAGCGGAGAACAACATACCATTTCTGCTAAACGCTTTATCGATGCGACTCAAGACGCAGACTTAGCGACGGCGGCTGACGCACCATTCTTTAAAGGTGGAGCAGATATCGGCTTAGAAGATCGTAAAATGGCTGTGACGCTTATGATGCACTTTAGCAATGTGGACTGGGATAAAGTTCAAAAAGCTGCGAAAGACGGTGTTTTTGGTGGCGGGGAAGTGACGAGTAATGTTGCTTGGGGTTTTTCTGATTTGCATTATGACTACAAACCAGTGAACCCGCAAACCAGATTGCGCGGATTGAATGTCGTTCGCCAGGATGATGGTTCGATTTACATTAATGCGCTGCAGGTTTTCGGGATTAACGGTTTGAATGAATCCGACAAACAAAAAGCTATTCAAATTGCCAAAGAAGAAACAAAACACATTTTAGCTTACTTACAAAAAGAGTTCCCTGGCTTTGAAAAAGCTGAAATCGAAAGCTTTCCGCCAGAGTTGTATGTGCGTGAAACACGCCATGTGAAGACAGAATATCAGCTTCCGATGACAGACATCTGGGAAAATAAAGACCATTGGGATTCCATTGGATTTGGAGCTTATCCTGTGGATGTTCAAGCAACATCACCTGGAGATTACGGTTATGTCATTTCAAAGCCGGAGCAGTATGCGATTCCTTTCCGTTCGTTGATTCCTTTAAAGGTAGATAACTTGTTGATCGCGAGTAAGGCTGCAGGATACAGCTCGATTGCGGCAGGAAGTGCACGTGTAGTTCCAACTGGAATGACTTTAGGAGAAGCAGCAGGTGCGGCTTCAGCTATTTCTATAAAAAATGAGACGACTTTCCGTGAGATGTCTGAGAATAAAGAGTTAATTAAAAAGCTTCAGGATACATTAAAAGAACAAGGCGCGAACCTATACGCTTTTGATATCAAGTTCCCTTATGAAGGAGAATGGTTCTACGAAAACACGAAGCCATTGATTAATTATGGTCTTGTGGTTGGAGGATATACGAACGAATTCCCTGTAAACAAACCAATTAGTGAAGTATCTTTCAGCAACTTGTTGACGAATGGAATTAACCGCATGATGCCAGATCAAGCGAGCCAATATAAGATGCAAGAAATGAAAAAGCTGATTGATGAAGGAAAAGATGTTTTAACGGGTCAGCAAGCCGCTCAAATGCTGTTAGTGTTGAATGGTGTTTCAGTATCAGAAGAAGAGGCTTGGAACACAGCCATTGAGAAAGGATATATTGATGGGACTTTGCAGCAACGTATCAAACCGGATAGTGAGTTAAAAGGCAGTGAAGGTTATTATCTTGCTGGTCATATGTTAAAACAGTTAAAAAATAAAGCTGAAGCTGGTACAAGTAATTTCTTGTATCAGCTTCTTTTATGTTTTTGA
- a CDS encoding LTA synthase family protein: MQQGRTAFFGSLFFIFVFSMALKALFARYILFQDINLLDTISLELSYILLFACLIEYIAKNKLKFPLYLMINLLLSTLFFGIAVYHSYFGNIPTYYALMQAGQVGAVKDSVTQLIQPEYFLLYADFLVMIGVLLTRKLPLYSNLKLSKTKVIGPILALSFAACLANLFLHKDEIITNSALAAETKGIFNFEALQAYYGPNGGLPQAAALTEKELKSEETIQDKINEIKGIKEIPDSERKYFGAAKGRNLILIQFESMQDFPIGLKIDGREVTPNMNKLIQNSFYFNNLYQQTGAGNTSDAEFIANTSLYPAGMVATSTFFETKAFPSMPKLLKEEGYKTFTLHADKVDFWNRVELYPSLGFDKYYALEFFGKEDLIGLGPSDEVMFNKGMPLLMDLHAKNKPFYAHFISMTSHHPYEIPADKEVFELPEKYKSSIVGKYIRAISYNDMVLGKLIDQLKAEGMWENTVLAYYGDHMGMHHTMFKEKDPEILKEFLGHEYTKIDRFNVPFVITAPGITDGGMTSDQLAGQLDMMPTLANLLGVSLNDYVHFGQDLLNHKENLIGMRYYMPAGSFFNDHIVFQPEKSFDDGEALTLETATKVPHAPYKEDYDRILKLLGLSDQYLKSLPEK, encoded by the coding sequence TTGCAACAAGGAAGAACTGCATTTTTTGGATCTCTTTTCTTCATATTTGTATTTTCAATGGCTTTAAAAGCCTTATTTGCTCGATATATATTATTTCAGGATATTAATTTGTTAGATACCATTTCGCTTGAACTCAGCTATATCCTCCTTTTTGCTTGTCTAATTGAATACATAGCGAAAAATAAGCTGAAATTTCCGCTTTACTTAATGATAAATTTACTGTTATCCACTCTATTCTTTGGAATTGCCGTTTACCACTCTTACTTCGGTAACATTCCAACCTATTATGCCCTAATGCAAGCTGGACAAGTAGGCGCAGTGAAAGATAGTGTGACGCAGCTGATTCAGCCGGAATATTTTCTTCTATATGCTGACTTTCTCGTAATGATAGGAGTTCTCTTAACTAGAAAACTTCCCTTATATTCTAATTTAAAACTTTCAAAAACCAAGGTAATCGGTCCGATTTTAGCGCTTTCCTTTGCTGCTTGTTTAGCCAACTTATTTCTTCATAAAGATGAGATCATCACGAACTCTGCACTAGCTGCAGAGACAAAAGGAATCTTTAATTTTGAAGCACTGCAGGCTTATTACGGACCAAACGGCGGACTTCCCCAAGCTGCTGCTCTTACAGAAAAAGAGTTAAAGAGTGAAGAAACGATTCAAGATAAAATCAATGAAATTAAAGGGATAAAAGAAATTCCTGATTCGGAACGTAAATACTTTGGGGCTGCGAAAGGCCGCAATCTGATTTTAATTCAGTTCGAGTCAATGCAAGACTTCCCTATCGGCTTGAAGATCGATGGTAGAGAAGTAACTCCGAACATGAACAAGCTGATTCAAAACAGCTTTTATTTTAACAACCTTTATCAGCAGACTGGTGCCGGGAATACGTCTGATGCCGAGTTTATCGCAAACACTTCACTCTACCCTGCTGGAATGGTTGCGACATCAACGTTTTTTGAGACAAAGGCTTTTCCGAGTATGCCGAAGCTTCTTAAAGAAGAAGGCTACAAAACCTTTACGCTTCATGCCGATAAAGTTGATTTTTGGAATCGTGTAGAGCTGTATCCTTCTTTAGGTTTTGATAAGTACTATGCTTTAGAGTTTTTCGGTAAGGAGGACCTCATTGGACTTGGCCCCTCTGATGAAGTGATGTTTAATAAAGGAATGCCGTTGTTAATGGACTTACATGCTAAAAACAAACCGTTTTATGCCCATTTTATCTCAATGACAAGCCATCATCCTTATGAGATTCCAGCTGATAAAGAAGTGTTTGAGCTTCCAGAAAAGTATAAGAGTTCAATTGTTGGAAAGTATATTCGAGCGATCAGCTACAACGATATGGTGTTAGGAAAGTTGATCGATCAGTTAAAAGCTGAAGGAATGTGGGAAAACACGGTACTAGCGTATTACGGGGATCATATGGGAATGCACCACACAATGTTTAAGGAAAAAGACCCTGAGATTTTGAAAGAATTCTTAGGACATGAGTATACGAAAATTGACCGCTTCAATGTTCCGTTTGTTATTACAGCCCCAGGAATAACTGATGGCGGAATGACTTCCGATCAGCTCGCTGGTCAGCTTGATATGATGCCAACGCTGGCTAACTTATTAGGAGTGTCATTGAATGATTATGTTCATTTTGGCCAGGATCTGTTGAATCATAAAGAAAACTTAATTGGTATGCGCTATTATATGCCGGCTGGCTCGTTCTTTAATGATCATATTGTGTTTCAACCGGAAAAATCGTTTGATGATGGTGAAGCATTGACACTAGAGACCGCAACTAAAGTGCCGCATGCTCCATACAAGGAAGATTATGACCGAATTTTGAAGCTATTGGGCTTATCTGATCAGTATTTAAAGTCGTTGCCAGAAAAATAG
- the csaB gene encoding polysaccharide pyruvyl transferase CsaB: protein MKVVLSGYYGFNNIGDEAILLSIISALKEQKPDIDIVVLSNDPEFTKRTYGVDAINRWQMKDVFAVLKTSDGLISGGGSLLQDKTGMKSIPYYTGIMMLARMADKPFFIYSQGMGPIDKSVSQFLTRMMLKKAGKITLRDTGSIQLLRDIGLRNEMELVPDPVLGFHLSEAKSDWYQQQGFTKPVLTVSVREWPTTTDFKKKIAEALDDFIRRGNEVVFIPMHDKHDDDTSREIFAMMNEKAYVAPYNASIEEKVSIIGLSDMLLAMRLHALIFAGIMNTPFLALSYDPKIDAFSEQANQPVFAHVDGEWTSEELAEALRRHLEALPQEKEKLAAAVGPLTAKAKDTAKQAIELFSR, encoded by the coding sequence ATGAAAGTAGTTTTATCAGGATATTATGGATTTAACAACATCGGGGATGAGGCGATTCTTCTATCGATCATCTCCGCTTTAAAAGAACAAAAGCCGGATATTGACATCGTGGTTCTTTCCAACGATCCGGAATTTACAAAGAGAACATATGGTGTTGATGCCATCAACCGCTGGCAGATGAAAGATGTTTTTGCTGTATTGAAAACTTCTGATGGACTGATTTCAGGTGGTGGGAGCTTGCTTCAGGATAAAACAGGTATGAAGAGCATTCCTTATTACACAGGTATTATGATGCTTGCTCGTATGGCAGATAAACCGTTCTTTATCTATTCGCAAGGAATGGGGCCGATCGATAAGTCAGTGAGCCAGTTCTTGACAAGAATGATGCTGAAAAAAGCAGGGAAGATTACACTTCGTGATACTGGGTCGATTCAGTTGTTAAGAGATATCGGGTTGCGTAATGAGATGGAGCTGGTACCAGATCCAGTGCTAGGTTTTCATTTGAGTGAAGCTAAGTCTGATTGGTACCAGCAGCAAGGTTTTACGAAGCCTGTTTTAACCGTATCTGTTCGGGAGTGGCCGACGACTACCGATTTTAAAAAGAAAATTGCTGAAGCACTGGATGATTTTATTCGCAGAGGGAACGAGGTTGTGTTTATCCCGATGCATGATAAGCATGATGATGATACTTCCCGTGAAATTTTCGCGATGATGAATGAAAAAGCGTATGTAGCACCTTATAATGCTTCGATCGAGGAGAAGGTATCGATCATTGGCTTGTCTGACATGCTATTAGCGATGAGACTCCATGCTTTGATCTTTGCAGGAATCATGAACACGCCTTTCCTTGCGTTGTCTTATGACCCGAAAATTGATGCATTCTCAGAGCAAGCCAATCAGCCGGTGTTTGCTCATGTTGATGGTGAGTGGACGAGTGAAGAGCTAGCTGAAGCGTTACGTCGCCATTTAGAGGCGCTGCCGCAAGAGAAAGAGAAGTTGGCTGCAGCAGTTGGTCCATTAACCGCGAAAGCGAAAGACACGGCGAAACAAGCGATTGAGCTGTTTTCGAGGTAG